One genomic segment of Arcobacter porcinus includes these proteins:
- a CDS encoding type I restriction-modification system subunit M, giving the protein MTSIQQRAELQRQIWQIANEVRGSVDGWDFKQYILGTLFYRFISENFANYMGGGDASIYEALKDTDERLESIKDDAIKTKGYFIYPSQLFENIVKNCQENPNLNTDLKKIFTDIESSANGYKSENDIKGLFADFDTTSNRLGNTVKDKNERLCSVLKGVNKLNFGKFEENHIDLFGDAYEYLISNYAANAGKSGGEFFTPQSVSKLLAKLAMSGQETINKIYDPACGSGSLLLQAKKQFEEHIVEDGFFGQEINHTTFNLARMNMFLHNINYDKFNIALGNTLTNPFFLDDKPFDAIVSNPPYSVKWIGSEDPTLINDDRYAPAGVLAPKSKADFAFVLHCLSYLSPKGKAAIVCFPGIFYRGGAEAKIRKYLVDGNYVESVISLAPNLFFGTSIAVNILVLAKNKKDTKTQFIDASGLFKKQTNNNVLTYEGENNHIDEILKVFASKENIEHFTKCVDIDVIEENDYNLSVSSYVEAKDTREKIDINELNEELKSTVEKIDTLRSEIDKIVAEIEA; this is encoded by the coding sequence ATGACAAGTATTCAACAGCGAGCTGAACTTCAACGACAAATATGGCAAATAGCAAATGAAGTTAGAGGTTCAGTAGATGGCTGGGATTTTAAACAATATATTTTAGGTACTTTGTTTTATAGATTTATTAGTGAAAACTTCGCGAATTATATGGGTGGTGGAGATGCTTCAATTTATGAAGCACTAAAAGATACTGATGAAAGATTAGAAAGTATCAAAGATGATGCTATCAAAACAAAAGGGTATTTTATATATCCAAGTCAACTTTTTGAAAATATTGTAAAAAATTGTCAAGAAAATCCTAATTTAAATACTGATTTAAAAAAAATATTTACAGATATAGAAAGTTCTGCAAATGGATATAAATCTGAAAATGATATTAAAGGTTTGTTTGCTGATTTTGATACTACAAGTAATAGACTTGGAAACACAGTAAAAGATAAAAATGAAAGACTATGTTCTGTACTTAAAGGGGTAAATAAATTAAACTTTGGTAAGTTTGAAGAGAATCATATTGACCTTTTTGGTGATGCATATGAGTATCTTATCTCAAATTATGCAGCTAATGCTGGTAAAAGTGGTGGAGAGTTTTTTACACCACAAAGTGTATCAAAGCTTTTAGCAAAACTTGCAATGAGTGGACAAGAGACTATAAATAAAATCTATGATCCTGCTTGTGGTTCTGGCTCACTTTTACTTCAAGCAAAAAAGCAGTTTGAAGAGCATATTGTTGAAGATGGTTTTTTTGGACAAGAGATAAACCATACTACTTTTAACCTTGCTCGTATGAATATGTTTTTGCACAATATAAACTACGATAAGTTTAATATAGCTTTAGGAAATACACTAACAAATCCTTTCTTTTTGGATGATAAACCTTTTGATGCTATCGTATCAAATCCGCCTTATTCTGTAAAATGGATAGGAAGTGAAGACCCTACATTAATCAATGATGATAGATATGCACCTGCTGGAGTATTGGCTCCTAAGTCAAAAGCTGATTTTGCTTTTGTATTGCATTGTTTAAGTTATCTTTCACCTAAAGGAAAAGCTGCGATAGTTTGTTTTCCTGGTATTTTTTATAGAGGTGGAGCAGAAGCTAAGATAAGAAAATACTTAGTAGATGGAAACTATGTAGAGAGTGTTATATCTCTTGCTCCAAATCTATTTTTTGGTACTTCAATTGCTGTTAATATCTTGGTTTTAGCTAAAAATAAAAAAGACACTAAAACACAGTTTATCGATGCAAGTGGACTTTTTAAAAAACAAACAAATAACAATGTCTTAACCTATGAAGGAGAAAATAATCATATTGATGAAATACTTAAAGTATTTGCTAGTAAAGAAAATATTGAACATTTTACTAAGTGTGTGGATATTGATGTAATTGAAGAAAATGATTATAACCTTTCAGTAAGTTCATATGTTGAAGCAAAAGATACAAGAGAAAAAATAGATATAAATGAGCTAAATGAAGAGCTAAAAAGTACAGTTGAAAAAATAGATACTTTAAGAAGTGAGATTGACAAAATAGTAGCGGAGATTGAAGCGTGA
- a CDS encoding class I SAM-dependent methyltransferase: MNKFDERAKEWDKKRTTLDRTEACIENIKKNVNLEKVKNILEYGCGTGLVSFALKNNSNKILGLDNSDGMVEEFNNKAKEQNLSNIKALKHNIETDALDENSFDLIITSMSLHHIENLDIFFEKAYKSLKKDGVICINDLEKEDGSFHKKYNNEGVYHFGFSQEELEKICSNLGFKEFIYERVFVFKREYGDFPLFNFYAKKA, from the coding sequence TTGAATAAATTTGATGAAAGAGCAAAAGAGTGGGATAAAAAGAGAACAACTCTTGATAGAACAGAAGCTTGTATAGAAAATATTAAGAAAAATGTAAACTTAGAAAAAGTAAAAAATATTTTAGAGTATGGTTGCGGAACTGGACTTGTATCATTTGCTCTAAAAAATAACTCAAATAAAATTTTAGGACTTGATAACTCAGATGGAATGGTTGAAGAGTTTAATAATAAGGCAAAAGAGCAAAATTTATCAAATATAAAAGCACTTAAACACAATATAGAAACAGATGCTTTAGATGAAAATAGCTTTGATTTAATAATAACTTCAATGTCACTTCATCATATAGAAAATTTGGATATCTTTTTTGAAAAAGCATATAAATCTTTAAAAAAAGATGGAGTTATTTGTATAAATGATTTAGAAAAAGAGGATGGATCTTTTCATAAAAAATATAATAATGAAGGTGTTTATCACTTTGGATTTTCACAAGAAGAGCTTGAAAAAATATGCTCTAATTTAGGATTTAAAGAGTTTATTTATGAAAGAGTTTTTGTATTCAAAAGAGAGTATGGAGATTTCCCATTATTTAATTTCTATGCTAAAAAGGCTTAA
- the pgeF gene encoding peptidoglycan editing factor PgeF codes for MGIKYFISDINDGNLAFHVGDIIKNVKNNREKLAQKYSYNNNDLVYMNQIHSDNIVIVDENSPKLIDNCDALITNSKNLPLMVMVADCIPILLFDERKGVIAAIHAGRNSTFLEITKKTAQIFIDRFNSNPKDIKAVLGASIQKCCYEVSIEMAKIVETSFGKDFVEDRNIDLQSINKKQLNDLGIKNIEISDICTKCGIEKYFSYRKNSKSGRFAAIITLH; via the coding sequence ATGGGTATAAAATATTTTATTAGTGATATAAATGATGGAAATTTAGCTTTTCATGTTGGTGATATTATAAAAAATGTAAAGAACAATAGAGAAAAATTGGCACAAAAATATTCATATAACAATAATGATTTAGTTTATATGAATCAAATACATAGTGATAATATAGTTATAGTAGATGAAAATAGCCCAAAATTAATAGATAATTGTGATGCTCTTATTACAAATAGTAAAAATCTTCCTCTTATGGTTATGGTTGCTGATTGTATTCCAATACTACTTTTTGATGAAAGAAAAGGAGTAATCGCAGCTATTCATGCGGGAAGAAATTCAACATTTTTAGAAATTACAAAAAAAACAGCTCAAATTTTTATAGATAGATTTAATTCAAATCCAAAAGATATAAAAGCAGTTTTAGGAGCTAGTATCCAAAAATGTTGTTATGAAGTAAGTATTGAAATGGCAAAAATAGTTGAAACATCATTCGGAAAAGATTTTGTAGAAGATAGAAATATAGATTTACAAAGTATAAATAAAAAGCAATTAAATGATTTAGGAATTAAAAATATAGAGATTTCAGATATTTGTACAAAGTGTGGAATAGAGAAATATTTTTCATATAGAAAAAATAGTAAATCTGGCAGATTCGCAGCTATTATTACTCTTCATTAA
- a CDS encoding restriction endonuclease subunit S, with amino-acid sequence MSEKISCSETKPLSGVWKIKELLKGVELEWKALGQVVDYEQPTKYLVKSKNYSDDWNTPVLTAGKTFILGYTNETDGIYKASENPVIIFDDFTTANKWVDFDFKAKSSAMKMITSKNDEKYSIKYIYYWLNTLPSELVDGDHKRQWISNFSNKLIPIPHFDIQNEIVRVLDNFTELTAELTAELTARRKQYSYYRDKLFTFEDREVEFKPLGKLAENLDSKRKPITSGLRETGEIPYYGASGIVDYVKDFIFDGDFLLISEDGANLLARNTPIAFSISGKNWVNNHAHVLRFDTYVERRFVEIYLNSIDLTPYISGAAQPKLNQQNLNNIKIPNPSLLEKQRIVDILDKFDTLTNSISEGLPKEIELRTKQYEYYRNLLLAFPKDKEVE; translated from the coding sequence GTGAGTGAAAAAATCTCGTGTAGTGAAACGAAACCCCTAAGCGGAGTCTGGAAAATAAAAGAACTTCTTAAAGGTGTAGAGCTTGAGTGGAAAGCATTAGGTCAAGTAGTAGACTATGAACAGCCAACAAAATATTTAGTTAAATCGAAAAATTATAGTGATGACTGGAACACACCTGTTTTAACAGCTGGAAAAACTTTTATTCTTGGATATACTAATGAAACTGATGGCATATATAAGGCTTCTGAAAATCCAGTAATTATTTTCGATGATTTTACAACGGCAAACAAATGGGTTGACTTTGATTTTAAAGCCAAATCTTCAGCAATGAAAATGATTACTTCAAAAAATGATGAAAAATATTCAATAAAATATATTTATTATTGGTTAAATACTTTGCCAAGTGAATTAGTTGACGGTGACCACAAAAGACAATGGATTAGTAATTTTTCTAATAAGTTAATTCCCATTCCTCATTTTGATATACAAAATGAAATTGTCCGAGTTTTGGACAATTTCACAGAGCTTACAGCAGAGCTTACAGCAGAGCTTACAGCACGGAGAAAACAATATAGTTACTATAGAGATAAATTATTTACATTTGAAGATAGGGAAGTTGAGTTCAAGCCATTGGGAAAATTAGCTGAAAACCTTGATTCAAAAAGAAAACCTATTACAAGTGGATTAAGAGAAACTGGAGAAATTCCATATTATGGAGCATCAGGGATTGTTGATTATGTAAAAGATTTTATTTTTGATGGTGATTTTCTTCTCATTTCAGAAGATGGAGCAAATTTATTAGCAAGAAATACACCTATTGCATTTAGTATTAGTGGAAAAAATTGGGTTAATAATCATGCACATGTATTAAGGTTCGATACCTATGTGGAACGAAGATTTGTTGAAATATATTTAAATAGTATTGATTTAACTCCATATATTTCGGGTGCTGCTCAGCCTAAATTAAATCAACAAAATTTAAATAATATTAAAATTCCTAATCCTTCATTATTAGAAAAACAAAGAATAGTAGATATATTAGATAAATTTGATACTCTTACAAACTCTATAAGCGAAGGATTACCAAAAGAGATAGAGTTAAGAACTAAACAATATGAGTATTATCGAAATTTATTACTCGCCTTTCCAAAAGATAAAGAGGTAGAATAA
- a CDS encoding type I restriction endonuclease subunit R, giving the protein MSQQTKPIAESKKFIILDKYTKIDQEGTSYQSEADLEKELIKDLANQGYEYREDINNPDTLLANIRIQLQELNKVEFKDSEWSRFLEEYLDKPSDNIIEKTRKIHDDYIYDFVFDDGHIKNIYLLDKSNIARNRVQVIKQFSQKGTQANRYDVTILVNGLPLVQIELKKRGVSIREAFNQVHRYSKESFNSDNSLFKYLQIFVISNGTDSRYFANTTKRDKNSFDFTMNWAKKDNKLIKDLKDFTATFLQKKTLLDVLINYCVFDVSDTLLIMRPYQIAASERIIWKIKGAYEAKKWSSLEGFGYIWHTTGSGKTLTSFKSARLATQLDFIEKVFFVVDRKDLDYQTMKEYQRFSPDSVNGSENTAGLKRNIDKEDNKIIVTTIQKLNNLMKSESDLEIYNKQVVFIFDEAHRSQFGEAQKNLKKKFKKFYQFGFTGTPIIAGKNALGSESTASVFGEELHSYVITDAIRDEKVLKFKVDYNDVRPQFKTLENETDEKKLNAYETKQAFLHPVRINEITQYILNNFNQKTHRLQVGTNGFNAMFAVSSKAAAMQYYETFKNLQKNSERPLKIATIFSYSANEEQNAIGEIEDENFEPSAMDASAKEFLSMAIDDYNKMFKTTYGVESKEFQNYYKDLAKRVRGKDNNGIALKKEEKVDLLIVVGMFLTGFDAPTLNTLFLDKNLRYHGLMQAYSRTNRIYDATKTFGNIVTFRNLEDATIEAITLFGDSNTKNVVLEKSYDEYMDGFTDSTSGEARRGYLEIIKELEQKFPNPDEIEREKDKKEFAKLFGEYLRAESVLQNYDEFSALKALQDLDLDDDKAVEEFKSKHYLDDEKFEKFKNEKIPSERLIQDYKSTYNDIRECIRTQKTSNEKESSNIDWNDIVFEVDLLKSQEINLDYILELLHEHNKKNKNKTALLEEAKRMLRASLDNREKESLIVDFINETNLDVIDDRANFIDSFYKFAQTKQKKEANELITDEELNEEAAKRYIMTSLKREYASENGTELNSILPKMSPLNPQYLTKKQSVFQKIALFVEKFKGVGGKL; this is encoded by the coding sequence ATGAGTCAACAAACTAAACCTATTGCCGAATCAAAAAAATTTATCATTTTAGATAAATACACAAAAATTGACCAAGAAGGAACTAGCTACCAAAGTGAAGCTGACTTGGAAAAAGAGCTTATCAAAGATTTGGCAAATCAAGGATATGAGTATCGAGAAGATATAAATAATCCTGATACACTTTTAGCAAATATAAGAATACAACTTCAAGAGCTAAATAAAGTAGAATTTAAAGATAGTGAATGGAGTAGATTTTTAGAAGAGTACTTGGATAAACCTAGTGATAATATCATAGAAAAGACTAGAAAGATACATGATGATTATATTTATGATTTTGTATTTGATGATGGGCATATTAAAAATATATATTTATTAGATAAGTCAAATATCGCAAGAAACAGAGTTCAAGTAATAAAACAATTTTCTCAAAAAGGAACTCAAGCAAATAGATATGATGTAACTATTTTAGTAAATGGATTGCCTTTAGTTCAAATAGAACTTAAAAAAAGAGGAGTTTCTATACGAGAAGCTTTCAATCAAGTACATAGATACTCAAAAGAGAGTTTTAATAGTGATAATTCACTTTTTAAATATTTGCAAATTTTTGTTATATCAAATGGGACTGATAGTAGGTATTTCGCAAATACAACTAAAAGAGATAAAAATAGTTTTGATTTTACTATGAATTGGGCAAAAAAAGATAATAAGCTTATTAAAGATTTAAAAGATTTTACTGCAACTTTTTTACAAAAAAAGACTTTACTTGATGTGCTTATCAATTATTGTGTATTTGATGTAAGTGATACACTACTTATAATGAGACCTTATCAAATAGCAGCAAGTGAGAGAATAATATGGAAAATCAAAGGTGCTTATGAAGCTAAAAAATGGAGTTCTTTAGAGGGATTTGGTTATATCTGGCACACTACAGGAAGTGGAAAAACTCTTACAAGCTTTAAATCTGCAAGACTAGCAACACAGCTTGACTTTATAGAGAAAGTATTTTTTGTAGTAGATAGAAAAGACCTTGATTATCAAACAATGAAAGAGTACCAAAGATTTTCACCTGATAGTGTAAACGGTAGTGAGAATACAGCAGGATTAAAAAGAAATATAGATAAAGAAGATAATAAAATCATTGTAACAACTATTCAAAAACTTAACAACCTTATGAAGAGTGAAAGTGATTTGGAGATTTATAATAAGCAAGTTGTATTTATATTTGATGAAGCTCATAGAAGTCAATTTGGTGAAGCCCAAAAGAACTTAAAAAAGAAATTTAAAAAGTTTTATCAATTTGGATTTACAGGAACACCTATTATTGCAGGAAAAAATGCTTTAGGAAGTGAAAGTACTGCAAGTGTATTTGGAGAAGAGTTACATTCGTATGTAATTACTGATGCTATACGAGACGAAAAAGTTTTAAAGTTTAAAGTAGATTATAATGATGTAAGACCACAGTTTAAAACTCTTGAAAATGAAACAGATGAGAAAAAACTTAATGCTTATGAAACAAAACAAGCATTTCTACATCCTGTAAGAATAAATGAAATAACTCAGTATATTTTAAATAACTTTAATCAAAAAACACACCGACTACAAGTAGGAACAAATGGCTTTAATGCCATGTTTGCAGTAAGTAGCAAAGCAGCTGCAATGCAATACTATGAAACTTTTAAAAACTTACAAAAAAATAGTGAAAGACCTTTAAAAATAGCTACTATATTTTCATATTCTGCAAATGAAGAGCAAAATGCTATTGGAGAAATTGAAGATGAAAACTTTGAACCATCTGCAATGGATGCAAGTGCAAAAGAATTTTTAAGTATGGCTATTGATGATTATAATAAAATGTTTAAAACAACTTATGGAGTTGAAAGTAAAGAGTTTCAAAATTATTATAAAGACCTTGCTAAAAGAGTAAGAGGTAAAGATAACAATGGAATTGCCCTTAAAAAAGAAGAAAAAGTTGACTTACTAATTGTTGTAGGAATGTTCTTAACAGGTTTTGATGCACCTACATTAAACACTTTATTTTTAGATAAAAATCTTAGATATCATGGATTGATGCAGGCATATTCAAGAACAAATAGAATATATGATGCTACAAAAACCTTTGGAAATATAGTAACTTTTAGAAACTTAGAAGATGCAACTATTGAAGCAATTACTCTTTTTGGTGATAGCAATACTAAAAATGTAGTTTTAGAAAAAAGCTATGATGAATATATGGATGGTTTCACAGATTCAACATCAGGGGAAGCTAGACGAGGGTATTTAGAAATTATTAAAGAATTAGAACAAAAATTTCCTAATCCTGATGAAATAGAAAGAGAAAAAGATAAAAAAGAGTTCGCTAAACTTTTTGGTGAGTACTTAAGAGCTGAAAGTGTACTTCAAAACTATGATGAATTTTCAGCATTAAAAGCATTACAAGATTTAGATTTAGATGATGACAAAGCAGTTGAAGAGTTTAAATCTAAACACTATTTAGATGATGAAAAGTTTGAAAAATTTAAAAATGAGAAAATACCATCAGAGCGTTTAATTCAGGACTATAAATCAACTTATAATGATATTAGAGAATGTATAAGAACTCAAAAAACTTCTAATGAAAAAGAGAGTTCAAATATTGATTGGAACGATATTGTATTTGAAGTTGATTTATTAAAATCTCAAGAGATAAATCTTGATTATATTTTAGAATTATTACATGAGCATAATAAAAAGAATAAAAACAAAACAGCATTGCTTGAAGAAGCAAAAAGAATGCTTCGAGCAAGTCTAGATAATCGAGAAAAAGAGAGTTTAATAGTTGATTTTATTAATGAAACTAATTTAGATGTAATAGATGATAGAGCTAACTTTATAGATAGTTTTTATAAATTTGCACAAACTAAACAAAAAAAAGAAGCAAATGAATTAATCACAGATGAAGAGTTAAATGAGGAAGCAGCAAAAAGATATATCATGACATCACTTAAACGTGAATATGCAAGTGAGAATGGAACAGAGTTAAATTCGATTTTACCTAAAATGAGTCCCTTAAATCCTCAATACTTAACTAAAAAGCAAAGTGTATTTCAAAAAATAGCTTTATTTGTTGAGAAGTTTAAAGGTGTGGGTGGAAAGTTATAG
- a CDS encoding anticodon nuclease, whose amino-acid sequence MAYTLKNIAQKLKDSQKKVQLIYAFNGTGKTRLSKEFKKLVNSENEENEETKNKILYYNAFTEDLFSWDNEDEHKLLIKPNSFTDWILNTQGHDQNIITNFQRFSDNKLTPHFNENFSEVTFSFETGDEQDLNNVKISRGEESNFIWSIFYILIEEVISELNKPELEYDDTNPFHNLEYIFIDDPVSSLDENHLIQLAVNLSKLIKSSKSTDLKFIISTHSPLFYNVLYNELGTKTSYMLSKLEDGTFELNEKKGDSNKSFSYHLYLRDTIQEAIDENNISKYHFVLLRNLYEKTANFLGYSKWSELLPTNERENYMNRVMTFYSHSSLSSEQISEPTEPEKQTVKFLFNHLINESKYWRQEENNESTN is encoded by the coding sequence ATGGCATATACACTTAAAAATATTGCACAAAAGTTAAAAGATAGTCAAAAAAAAGTACAGCTTATTTATGCTTTTAACGGTACGGGAAAAACAAGACTTTCAAAAGAGTTTAAAAAGTTAGTTAATTCTGAAAATGAAGAGAATGAAGAAACTAAAAATAAAATTCTTTATTATAATGCTTTTACAGAAGATTTATTTTCTTGGGACAATGAAGATGAACACAAACTACTAATAAAACCTAACTCTTTTACTGACTGGATATTAAATACTCAAGGACATGATCAAAATATTATTACAAATTTTCAAAGGTTTAGTGACAATAAACTTACACCACATTTTAATGAGAATTTTTCTGAAGTTACTTTCTCTTTTGAAACAGGAGATGAACAAGATTTAAATAATGTAAAAATATCTAGAGGGGAAGAAAGTAATTTTATTTGGAGTATTTTTTATATATTAATTGAAGAGGTGATTAGTGAGCTTAATAAGCCAGAATTAGAATATGATGATACTAATCCATTTCATAATTTAGAGTATATATTTATAGATGACCCTGTAAGTTCACTTGATGAAAATCATTTAATACAATTAGCAGTAAATTTATCAAAATTAATAAAATCAAGTAAATCAACAGATTTAAAATTTATTATTTCAACACATAGTCCACTATTTTATAATGTACTTTATAATGAACTTGGTACTAAAACTTCATATATGTTAAGCAAATTAGAAGATGGTACTTTTGAATTAAATGAAAAAAAGGGAGATTCAAATAAAAGTTTTTCATATCATTTATATTTAAGGGATACTATTCAAGAAGCAATTGATGAAAATAATATATCAAAATATCATTTTGTATTGCTTCGTAATTTATATGAAAAAACTGCAAATTTTCTTGGTTATAGTAAGTGGTCTGAACTTTTGCCAACTAATGAGAGAGAAAATTATATGAATCGTGTTATGACTTTTTATTCTCATAGCTCTTTATCAAGTGAACAAATCTCTGAGCCTACAGAGCCAGAGAAACAAACGGTTAAATTTTTATTTAATCACTTAATAAATGAATCTAAATATTGGAGACAGGAAGAAAACAATGAGTCAACAAACTAA
- a CDS encoding malic enzyme-like NAD(P)-binding protein yields the protein MSFKVTKELALDYHKNPKAGKISVVTSKSFKGKNDLSLAYTPGVAYPCEEIKNNPNDAFLYTSKRNLVGVISNGTAVLGLGNIGALASKPVMEGKAVLFKEFAKVDAFDIEVDEKDVDKFCNIVKAISPTFGGINLEDIKAPECFAIEERLKQELNIPVMHDDQHGTAIITAAAIINASELLNKNIEDLKVVVIGAGAAAIACSKIYKEQLGIKNLIMSDSKGILNKSRDDLNAYKRDFISDCESLEDAFTGADMVLGLSKPNSFTLKHIELMCEEPIIFTLANPTPEVFPEDVRKIKPNAIIATGRSDYPNQVNNVLGFPYIFRGALDVQARQITDSMKLVAAKAIAHLAKEPITEDIRALFGDLQYGRDYIIPTPFDKRLQVEVSSAVAFEAFNQGMARVKEFDLEAYKKELENLK from the coding sequence ATGAGCTTTAAAGTTACAAAAGAGTTGGCATTGGATTACCATAAAAATCCAAAAGCAGGGAAAATAAGTGTAGTTACTTCTAAAAGCTTCAAAGGTAAAAATGATTTAAGTTTAGCATACACTCCAGGAGTGGCTTACCCTTGTGAAGAGATTAAAAACAATCCAAATGATGCTTTTTTATATACATCTAAAAGAAATCTTGTAGGTGTTATTTCAAATGGAACTGCTGTTTTAGGACTTGGAAACATAGGAGCTCTTGCTTCAAAACCAGTTATGGAAGGTAAAGCAGTTTTATTTAAAGAGTTTGCAAAAGTTGATGCTTTTGATATTGAAGTAGATGAAAAAGATGTTGATAAATTTTGTAATATTGTAAAAGCAATTAGTCCAACTTTTGGTGGAATAAACCTTGAAGATATAAAAGCTCCTGAATGTTTTGCAATTGAAGAGAGATTAAAACAAGAGCTTAATATTCCTGTTATGCATGATGACCAGCATGGAACAGCAATTATTACAGCTGCTGCGATTATAAATGCAAGTGAGCTTTTAAATAAAAATATTGAAGATTTGAAAGTTGTAGTTATTGGAGCAGGGGCTGCTGCTATTGCTTGTTCTAAAATCTATAAAGAGCAACTAGGAATTAAAAATTTAATAATGAGCGATTCAAAAGGTATTTTAAATAAAAGTAGAGATGATTTAAATGCCTATAAAAGAGATTTTATAAGTGATTGTGAATCTTTAGAAGATGCTTTTACAGGTGCTGATATGGTTTTAGGTCTTTCGAAACCAAATAGTTTTACTCTTAAACATATTGAATTAATGTGTGAAGAACCAATAATTTTTACTCTAGCAAATCCAACACCTGAAGTTTTTCCAGAAGATGTTAGAAAGATAAAACCAAATGCAATTATTGCAACAGGAAGATCAGATTATCCAAACCAAGTAAATAATGTTTTAGGTTTTCCTTATATTTTTAGAGGTGCTTTGGATGTTCAGGCTAGACAAATAACTGATTCTATGAAATTAGTTGCTGCAAAAGCTATCGCACACTTAGCAAAAGAGCCAATAACGGAAGATATTAGAGCTTTATTTGGTGATTTACAATATGGAAGAGATTATATTATTCCTACTCCTTTTGATAAAAGATTACAAGTAGAAGTTTCAAGTGCTGTTGCTTTCGAAGCTTTTAACCAAGGAATGGCAAGAGTAAAAGAGTTTGATTTAGAAGCTTATAAAAAAGAGTTAGAGAATTTAAAATAG
- a CDS encoding shikimate dehydrogenase translates to MKKFAIFGNPVVHSKSPQMQNAGFKYLKFDANYKKFHLENGNELKNEFLKNGFIGANITVPHKEDAFLQADEVIGIAKDIKAVNTYILKDSKVLAYNTDAPGFLKAIKSFGKIKSVLLLGAGGTAKAISLALKEQNIDVVVLNRSKNRLDFFKANDIETYSWEEFEPLKEVSNFDLVVNSTSAGLKDDLLPAPKEILEKVLSNSSFAFDCIYGKITPFLALAKDLNNEIKDGEDMLLYQGVLAFEYFTDTKAVESLVEAMRKGLKGE, encoded by the coding sequence ATGAAAAAATTTGCAATATTTGGAAATCCTGTTGTTCACTCAAAATCACCTCAAATGCAAAATGCAGGGTTTAAATACCTAAAATTTGATGCAAACTATAAGAAATTTCATTTAGAAAATGGAAACGAACTAAAAAATGAATTTCTTAAAAATGGTTTTATTGGAGCAAATATAACAGTTCCTCATAAAGAAGATGCTTTTTTACAAGCAGATGAAGTTATTGGAATTGCAAAAGATATAAAAGCTGTAAATACATATATTTTAAAAGATAGTAAAGTACTAGCATATAATACAGATGCACCTGGATTTTTAAAAGCTATAAAAAGTTTTGGAAAAATAAAATCTGTACTTTTGCTTGGAGCTGGTGGAACTGCAAAAGCAATATCTCTTGCACTAAAAGAGCAAAATATTGATGTAGTTGTTTTAAATAGATCTAAAAATAGATTAGATTTTTTTAAAGCTAATGATATAGAGACTTACTCTTGGGAAGAGTTTGAACCATTAAAAGAAGTTTCAAACTTTGATTTGGTGGTAAACTCTACAAGTGCAGGATTAAAAGATGATTTACTTCCAGCTCCTAAAGAAATTTTAGAAAAAGTTTTAAGTAATTCATCTTTTGCTTTTGATTGTATTTATGGAAAGATTACTCCATTTTTAGCTTTGGCAAAAGATTTAAATAATGAGATAAAAGATGGGGAAGATATGCTTTTATATCAAGGTGTTTTGGCTTTTGAGTATTTTACAGATACAAAAGCAGTTGAAAGCTTGGTTGAGGCTATGAGAAAAGGCTTAAAAGGAGAATAG